The following are encoded in a window of Perca flavescens isolate YP-PL-M2 chromosome 24, PFLA_1.0, whole genome shotgun sequence genomic DNA:
- the LOC114551144 gene encoding ras-related protein Rap-2a, which yields MREYKVVVLGSGGVGKSALTVQFVTGTFIEKYDPTIEDFYRKEIEVDSSPSVLEILDTAGTEQFASMRDLYIRNGQGFILVYSLVNQQSFQDIKPMRDQIIRVKRYQQVPVVLVGNKVDLEEEREVSPSEGQALAEDWGCPFMETSAKSKTMVDELFAEIVRQMDFCPLPDRREACCPACSIQ from the exons ATGCGGGAGTATAAGGTGGTGGTGCTCGGCAGCGGCGGGGTGGGGAAGTCCGCCCTGACGGTCCAGTTTGTCACCGGGACATTTATAGAGAAGTACGACCCGACCATTGAAGATTTCTACAGGAAGGAGATCGAGGTGGACTCCTCTCCGTCGGTGCTGGAGATCCTCGACACAGCCGGCACCGAGCAGTTCGCCTCAATGAGGGACCTTTACATCAGGAACGGCCAAGGCTTCATCCTGGTCTACAGTCTGGTCAACCAGCAAAGTTTTCAGGACATCAAGCCCATGAGAGACCAGATCATCAGGGTGAAAAG GTATCAGCAGGTCCCGGTGGTGCTGGTGGGTAATAAGGTGgacctggaggaggagagggaagtgTCCCCCAGCGAGGGACAGGCGTTGGCCGAGGATTGGGGCTGCCCCTTTATGGAGACATCGGCCAAGAGCAAGACCATGGTGGACGAGCTTTTCGCCGAGATCGTGAGGCAGATGGACTTCTGCCCTTTGCCGGACCGGAGAGAGGCCTGCTGCCCCGCCTGCAGCATACAGTAG